Proteins from a single region of Ensifer adhaerens:
- a CDS encoding NADH-quinone oxidoreductase subunit M, translated as MTDWPVLSAVTFMPLVGVLLLLLVREDSAYGRRNILNVSLLTTIFTFAVSVYIWYQFDASNPGFQMLEKHDWLGTGISYHLGVDGISVLFVVLSAFLMPFCVLASWLSIEQRLKAYMIAFLVLETFMIGVFVSLDIVLFYVFFEAGLIPMFLIIGVWGGKDRVYASYKFFLYTLLGSVLMLLAIMAMYWQAGTTDITQLLAYNFPRQMQTWLWLAFFASFAVKMPMWPVHTWLPDAHVQAPTAGSVILAGILLKLGGYGFLRFSLPMFPLASDYFAPFVFTLSVVAIIYTSLVAMMQTDIKKLIAYSSVAHMGYVTMGIFAANVQGVQGAIFQMLSHGIVSGALFLCVGVVYDRLHTREIAAYGGLVNNMPKYAVAFMVFTMANVGLPGTSSFVGEVLTLVGAFRANTWVALFATSGVILSAAYALWLYRRVIFGALEKESLKALLDLSPREKAILYPLVILTIFFGVYPAPIFDATAASVDLLVNNYSAALQAAQNVALSVQ; from the coding sequence ATGACCGATTGGCCCGTACTTTCCGCGGTCACCTTCATGCCGCTCGTCGGCGTACTGCTTCTCTTGCTTGTCAGGGAAGACAGCGCCTACGGCCGCCGGAACATCCTGAACGTTTCGCTGCTGACGACGATCTTCACCTTCGCGGTGTCGGTCTACATCTGGTACCAGTTCGACGCCTCGAACCCCGGCTTCCAGATGCTCGAAAAGCACGATTGGCTTGGTACCGGCATTTCCTACCATCTCGGCGTCGACGGCATCTCGGTGCTCTTCGTTGTGCTCTCGGCCTTTCTCATGCCGTTCTGCGTACTTGCGAGCTGGCTGTCGATCGAGCAGCGTCTCAAGGCATACATGATCGCGTTCCTGGTCCTGGAAACGTTCATGATCGGCGTCTTCGTGTCGCTCGATATCGTGCTCTTCTACGTGTTCTTCGAGGCCGGCCTGATCCCGATGTTCCTCATCATCGGTGTCTGGGGCGGCAAGGATCGCGTCTACGCCAGCTACAAGTTCTTCCTCTATACGCTGCTCGGCTCGGTGCTGATGCTGCTCGCGATCATGGCGATGTACTGGCAGGCCGGTACGACCGACATCACGCAGTTGCTTGCCTATAACTTCCCGCGCCAGATGCAGACGTGGCTGTGGCTTGCCTTCTTCGCGTCCTTCGCGGTGAAGATGCCGATGTGGCCGGTTCACACCTGGCTTCCGGACGCGCACGTTCAGGCGCCGACGGCGGGCTCGGTCATCCTGGCTGGCATCCTCCTGAAGCTCGGCGGTTACGGCTTCCTGCGCTTCTCGCTGCCGATGTTCCCGTTGGCATCAGACTATTTCGCGCCGTTCGTCTTCACGCTGTCAGTCGTCGCCATCATCTACACCTCGCTGGTCGCGATGATGCAGACGGACATCAAGAAGCTGATCGCCTATTCGTCGGTAGCGCACATGGGCTACGTGACGATGGGTATCTTCGCCGCCAATGTTCAGGGCGTTCAGGGTGCGATCTTCCAGATGCTGTCGCACGGCATCGTCTCGGGCGCGCTCTTCCTCTGCGTCGGCGTCGTCTATGACCGTCTGCACACCCGCGAGATCGCGGCCTATGGTGGCCTCGTCAACAACATGCCGAAGTATGCTGTCGCCTTCATGGTGTTCACCATGGCCAACGTTGGCTTGCCGGGCACGTCTAGCTTCGTCGGTGAAGTGCTGACCCTCGTCGGTGCGTTCCGTGCCAACACCTGGGTTGCGCTCTTTGCAACCTCGGGCGTGATCCTCTCGGCCGCCTATGCGCTCTGGCTCTATCGCCGGGTGATCTTCGGTGCGTTGGAGAAGGAAAGCCTGAAGGCGCTGCTCGATCTGTCGCCGCGCGAAAAGGCCATCCTTTATCCGCTGGTGATCCTGACGATCTTCTTCGGCGTCTACCCGGCACCGATCTTCGATGCGACCGCAGCCTCCGTGGATCTGCTCGTCAACAACTACTCCGCAGCCCTGCAGGCAGCGCAAAACGTTGCGCTTTCGGTGCAATGA
- the nuoN gene encoding NADH-quinone oxidoreductase subunit NuoN has protein sequence MTAETLLASLQLSIPELILAVGAMALLMIGVFAGEKSASTVTGLAVAVLIIAGLWLVLKTGEGSAYGGAFLSDPFAKFMKVLALIGSITALVMTVGHARSAQIDRFEFPVLLVLATLGMLLMISANDLMSLYLSLELQSLALYVVAAINRDSVRSTEAGLKYFVLGALSSGMLLYGMSLIYGFTGHTGFTQIAAALTAEGRSLGLIFGLVFVLAGLAFKISAVPFHMWTPDVYEGAPTPVTAFFAAAPKVAAMAILVRIVINAFEPVVADWQQIIVFISIASMLLGSFAAIGQKNIKRLMAYSSIGHMGYALVGLAAGSMAGVRGVLLYMLIYMVMTLGTFACILAMRRKEGENVENVDDLAGLSQTNPFMATVLTVLMFSLAGIPPMAGFFGKYFVFMAAIEAQLYALAIIGVLASVVGAYYYLRVIKVMWFDDAKGEFARTAGELKLVFGLSGLFVLGYVLIGGPLGSAAEAAARTFF, from the coding sequence ATGACTGCTGAAACCCTCCTTGCAAGCCTGCAACTCTCGATCCCCGAGTTGATCCTCGCGGTCGGCGCGATGGCATTGCTGATGATCGGCGTGTTTGCCGGCGAAAAATCGGCGTCGACGGTCACCGGCCTTGCGGTTGCCGTTCTGATCATCGCCGGTCTCTGGCTCGTTCTGAAGACCGGAGAAGGCTCGGCCTATGGCGGCGCCTTCCTGTCGGATCCCTTCGCCAAGTTCATGAAGGTGCTGGCACTGATCGGCTCGATTACGGCGTTGGTCATGACCGTCGGTCATGCGCGCTCGGCCCAGATCGATCGTTTCGAGTTCCCGGTACTTCTGGTACTGGCAACGCTCGGCATGCTGTTGATGATCTCGGCCAACGACCTGATGTCGCTGTACCTGTCGCTGGAACTGCAATCGCTGGCGCTCTATGTCGTCGCCGCCATCAACCGCGACAGCGTCCGTTCGACGGAAGCCGGCCTCAAGTACTTCGTGCTCGGTGCGCTTTCCTCGGGCATGCTGCTCTATGGCATGTCGCTGATCTACGGCTTCACCGGCCACACCGGCTTTACCCAGATCGCCGCTGCGCTGACGGCCGAAGGCCGTTCGCTCGGCCTGATCTTCGGTCTCGTCTTCGTGCTCGCCGGCCTCGCATTCAAGATCTCGGCTGTTCCGTTCCACATGTGGACGCCCGATGTTTACGAAGGCGCGCCGACGCCGGTCACCGCCTTCTTCGCAGCCGCGCCGAAGGTTGCGGCCATGGCGATCCTCGTGCGCATCGTCATCAACGCCTTTGAACCGGTCGTTGCCGACTGGCAGCAGATCATCGTCTTCATTTCGATTGCTTCGATGCTGCTCGGCTCGTTTGCGGCAATCGGCCAGAAGAACATCAAGCGCCTGATGGCCTATTCCTCGATCGGCCACATGGGCTACGCGCTGGTCGGCCTTGCCGCCGGCTCGATGGCGGGCGTTCGCGGCGTGCTGCTCTACATGCTCATCTACATGGTCATGACGCTCGGCACCTTCGCCTGCATCCTGGCGATGCGGCGCAAGGAAGGCGAGAACGTCGAAAACGTCGACGATCTCGCTGGTCTCTCGCAGACGAACCCCTTCATGGCGACCGTCCTGACCGTCCTGATGTTCTCGCTCGCCGGCATTCCGCCGATGGCAGGCTTCTTCGGGAAGTACTTCGTCTTCATGGCGGCGATCGAAGCGCAGCTCTATGCACTCGCCATCATCGGCGTCCTCGCATCCGTGGTCGGCGCTTACTACTACCTGCGCGTCATCAAGGTGATGTGGTTCGATGACGCCAAGGGCGAGTTTGCCCGTACGGCTGGCGAACTGAAACTGGTGTTCGGTCTCTCGGGTCTGTTCGTCCTCGGATACGTCCTGATCGGCGGTCCGCTTGGAAGCGCTGCCGAGGCCGCGGCGCGGACCTTCTTTTGA
- a CDS encoding biotin--[acetyl-CoA-carboxylase] ligase, whose amino-acid sequence MALESGGRISPDDFRHVALDAVGSTNSECLARARQGDPGNLWVTAVRQTGGRGRRGRAWFSEPGNLYASLLLIDPAPIEHLHSLPLAVAVAVHRAIRQVMPPGAAPVEIKWPNDILIDGKKTCGILLEGEALPDGRHALVIGCGINIAVQPDEALYPVTSLRKEGASVSPDELFARLFMTMAETLSLWERGAGIAKTIEQWRSAARGIGETITVNLPDRSLSGRFAGIDETGRLMLDTGSGTMQTIAAGDVFFG is encoded by the coding sequence ATCGCCCTTGAAAGTGGCGGCCGGATATCGCCCGACGATTTCCGGCACGTCGCTCTCGATGCGGTCGGATCGACAAACAGCGAATGCCTGGCGCGCGCGCGCCAGGGCGACCCGGGCAATCTCTGGGTCACGGCTGTCAGGCAGACCGGCGGTCGTGGCCGCCGGGGCCGCGCCTGGTTTTCAGAACCTGGCAATCTCTACGCATCGCTTCTCCTGATTGACCCGGCGCCGATCGAGCATCTGCATTCCTTGCCGCTAGCGGTTGCCGTGGCCGTGCACCGGGCAATTCGCCAGGTGATGCCGCCGGGCGCAGCGCCGGTCGAGATCAAATGGCCAAACGATATTCTCATCGACGGGAAGAAGACCTGCGGCATCCTGCTCGAAGGCGAGGCCCTTCCGGATGGGCGACATGCGCTGGTCATCGGCTGTGGCATCAACATTGCCGTTCAGCCGGATGAAGCCCTCTATCCCGTTACCTCGTTGAGGAAGGAAGGCGCTTCGGTTTCTCCGGACGAACTTTTCGCGCGGCTGTTCATGACGATGGCGGAGACGTTGTCGCTGTGGGAGCGCGGCGCAGGTATTGCAAAAACCATCGAGCAGTGGCGGTCCGCCGCTCGCGGCATCGGTGAGACGATAACCGTGAACCTGCCGGATCGGTCGCTTTCGGGCCGCTTTGCCGGTATTGATGAGACCGGGCGGTTGATGCTCGATACCGGGTCAGGCACGATGCAGACGATCGCCGCCGGCGACGTATTTTTCGGATAA
- a CDS encoding ribonuclease J, with protein MAQDEELVFLPLGGVGEIGMNLGLYGYGRPGSRQWIMVDCGVTFPGPDLPGVDLVLADISFLAEERRNLKGIIITHAHEDHYGGLNDLWPGLNVPVYASPFTAGMLEAKRDFERSRSEIPVTIFKQGDRINVGPFEIEAVGVNHSIPEPMSVIIRTPVGTVVHTGDWKIDLHPSLGPLTDETRFRQIGDEGVLALVCDSTNAMRDGVSPSEQEVSESLAKIIANAEGRVAITTFSSNVGRIRSIAEAAEEAGRDVLLLGSSMRRVVAVAQDLGLMEGIKPFLAEDEFGYVPRDKVVVILTGSQGEPRAALAKIARDEMRNVAFSAGDTVVFSSRTIPGNEKAINDIKNGLVEQGIHIITDSEALVHVSGHPRRTELQQMYQWLRPQILVPVHGEPAHLTAHAELGQQSGIASVPRLRNGEMLRLAPGPAEVIDEAPHGRIYKDGNLIGDFEEMGIGERRKLSFAGHVAVNVVLDGRYDFLGDPDIVAIGLPEFDDEGEDMEDTLYDAILGAVESIPRAKRKDLAMLQEAVRRAVRSTANQTWGKKPIVTVFVTKV; from the coding sequence ATGGCGCAGGACGAAGAACTGGTGTTCTTGCCGCTTGGCGGCGTCGGCGAAATCGGCATGAATCTTGGCCTCTACGGCTACGGGCGGCCTGGAAGCCGCCAGTGGATCATGGTCGATTGCGGCGTCACCTTTCCGGGGCCGGACCTTCCGGGCGTGGATCTGGTTCTCGCAGACATCAGCTTCCTGGCGGAAGAGCGCCGCAATCTCAAGGGTATCATCATTACCCACGCCCACGAGGACCATTACGGCGGCCTGAACGATCTGTGGCCAGGCCTCAACGTTCCGGTCTATGCCTCGCCGTTCACGGCAGGCATGCTGGAAGCCAAACGCGATTTCGAGAGAAGCCGCAGTGAGATCCCGGTGACGATCTTCAAGCAGGGCGACCGCATCAATGTCGGCCCGTTCGAGATCGAGGCGGTCGGTGTCAACCATTCGATCCCCGAGCCGATGTCGGTGATCATCCGCACGCCGGTCGGCACCGTCGTTCACACTGGCGACTGGAAGATCGATCTTCATCCGTCGCTCGGGCCCCTGACCGACGAGACGCGGTTCCGCCAGATCGGCGACGAGGGTGTGCTGGCGCTCGTCTGCGATTCCACCAATGCGATGCGCGATGGCGTTTCACCGTCGGAACAGGAAGTTTCGGAAAGTCTGGCGAAGATCATCGCCAATGCCGAGGGCCGGGTTGCGATCACGACGTTCTCGTCGAATGTCGGGCGCATCCGCTCGATTGCCGAGGCCGCGGAAGAGGCGGGGCGGGATGTCCTGCTGCTTGGCAGCTCGATGCGCCGCGTTGTCGCCGTTGCCCAGGATCTCGGGCTGATGGAAGGCATCAAGCCGTTCCTCGCCGAAGACGAGTTTGGTTACGTGCCGCGCGACAAGGTCGTGGTCATCCTGACAGGCAGCCAAGGCGAGCCGCGGGCAGCACTTGCGAAGATAGCGCGCGACGAGATGCGCAACGTTGCTTTCTCCGCAGGCGACACGGTGGTGTTCTCCTCGCGCACGATCCCGGGCAACGAGAAGGCGATCAACGACATCAAGAACGGCCTGGTCGAGCAGGGCATCCACATCATCACGGACAGTGAGGCGCTCGTGCACGTATCGGGTCACCCCCGCCGCACCGAGCTGCAGCAGATGTATCAATGGCTGCGCCCGCAGATCCTCGTTCCGGTTCACGGCGAACCTGCGCATCTGACGGCCCATGCCGAACTTGGCCAGCAGTCGGGTATCGCCAGTGTTCCGCGCCTTCGGAACGGCGAAATGCTGCGCCTTGCACCAGGTCCGGCCGAAGTTATCGATGAAGCGCCGCATGGCCGGATCTACAAGGACGGCAACCTCATCGGTGATTTCGAAGAGATGGGCATCGGCGAACGCCGCAAGCTCTCCTTCGCAGGGCACGTCGCGGTCAACGTCGTACTCGACGGCCGCTACGACTTCCTCGGTGACCCGGATATCGTTGCGATCGGCCTGCCGGAGTTCGATGATGAGGGCGAAGACATGGAGGATACGCTCTATGACGCGATCCTCGGTGCGGTCGAGAGCATTCCGCGGGCAAAGCGCAAGGACCTGGCCATGCTGCAGGAGGCGGTTCGCCGCGCTGTTCGCAGCACAGCCAACCAGACCTGGGGCAAGAAGCCGATTGTGACGGTGTTTGTCACCAAAGTCTGA
- the mce gene encoding methylmalonyl-CoA epimerase has translation MLGRVNHIAIAVPDLGVAAESYRSTLGASVTEPQALPEHGVTVVFVTLANTKVELLEPLGESSPITAFLAKNPSGGMHHICYEVENILAARDALRAAGARVLGDGEPKIGAHGKPVLFLHPKDFQGTLIELEEV, from the coding sequence ATGCTCGGAAGAGTGAACCACATCGCCATCGCCGTGCCGGATCTTGGCGTCGCCGCCGAGAGCTACCGTTCAACGCTCGGTGCGTCCGTCACCGAGCCGCAAGCGCTGCCCGAACACGGCGTAACCGTTGTGTTCGTCACGCTGGCCAACACCAAGGTCGAGCTATTGGAGCCACTCGGCGAGAGCTCGCCGATCACCGCTTTCCTGGCGAAGAACCCTTCGGGCGGGATGCACCACATCTGCTACGAGGTGGAGAACATCCTTGCCGCACGTGACGCGTTGCGTGCGGCAGGCGCTCGAGTCCTTGGGGATGGGGAGCCGAAAATCGGCGCGCATGGCAAGCCGGTGCTTTTCCTGCACCCCAAGGATTTTCAGGGTACGCTGATCGAACTCGAAGAGGTGTGA
- a CDS encoding DUF1467 family protein, with amino-acid sequence MPLFSTFAIYFIIWWITLFAVLPLGVRTQAEENSVVPGSVESAPAKFNAKRVVLLTTAIAAVIQLAWYIVSVKLGYGIDSIPRFYPKFY; translated from the coding sequence ATGCCACTGTTTTCAACTTTTGCCATCTACTTCATCATCTGGTGGATCACGCTGTTTGCCGTTCTTCCCCTGGGAGTGCGCACGCAAGCGGAAGAAAACAGCGTTGTCCCGGGAAGCGTCGAAAGCGCCCCGGCGAAGTTCAATGCGAAGCGGGTGGTGCTTTTGACCACGGCGATTGCGGCTGTCATCCAGCTCGCCTGGTACATCGTCTCCGTCAAACTTGGCTACGGGATCGATTCCATCCCGCGGTTCTACCCGAAATTCTATTGA
- the proS gene encoding proline--tRNA ligase, which yields MRLSRFFMPILKENPKEAEIVSHRLMLRTGMIRQQSSGIYTWLPLGKRVLDKVNAIIREEQNRSGAIELLMPTLQSAELWQESGRYDAYGKEMLRIKDRQDRPMLYGPTNEEMITDVFRSYVKSYRDLPLNLYHIQLKFRDEIRPRFGTMRSREFLMKDAYSFDLDREGAEHAYNRMFAAYLRTFARMGLRAIPMRADTGPIGGNLSHEFIILADTGESEVFCHKDFLGFDIPGEETNFEDVAGLKAIFDKWTSRYAATSEMHDEAAFNAVAEGDRLSARGIEVGHIFYFGTKYSEAMGAKVLGPDGKEHAVHMGSYGIGPTRLVPAIIEASHDDNGIIWPKSISPFDGVIINMKAGDAACDGACETLYSELGKAGFDALLDDTDDRAGAKFATADLIGVPVQIIVGPRSIANGEVEVKDRKTGERATMTVQAAINKLIATK from the coding sequence ATGCGCCTGTCCCGTTTTTTCATGCCCATCCTGAAGGAAAACCCTAAGGAAGCGGAAATCGTTTCCCACCGCCTTATGCTCCGCACGGGCATGATCCGGCAGCAGTCCTCGGGCATCTACACCTGGCTGCCACTGGGCAAGCGCGTTCTCGACAAGGTCAACGCGATCATCCGCGAGGAGCAGAACCGCTCGGGCGCGATCGAGCTTTTGATGCCGACGCTGCAGTCCGCAGAGCTCTGGCAGGAAAGCGGCCGCTACGACGCCTACGGCAAGGAGATGCTGCGCATCAAGGATCGCCAGGACAGGCCGATGCTTTACGGCCCGACGAACGAAGAGATGATCACGGACGTCTTCCGGTCCTACGTGAAGTCCTACCGCGATCTGCCGCTCAATCTCTATCACATCCAGCTGAAATTCCGCGACGAGATCCGTCCGCGTTTCGGCACCATGCGCTCGCGCGAGTTCCTGATGAAGGATGCCTATTCCTTCGATCTCGATCGCGAAGGGGCGGAGCACGCCTATAACCGCATGTTCGCGGCCTATCTGCGCACATTCGCGCGCATGGGGCTTCGCGCCATTCCGATGCGTGCCGACACCGGCCCGATCGGCGGCAACCTCAGCCACGAATTCATCATCCTCGCTGACACCGGCGAATCCGAAGTCTTCTGCCACAAGGACTTCCTCGGCTTTGATATTCCGGGCGAAGAAACCAACTTCGAGGACGTCGCCGGCCTGAAGGCGATCTTCGACAAGTGGACCTCGCGCTACGCGGCGACATCGGAAATGCACGATGAGGCCGCCTTCAATGCGGTTGCCGAAGGCGACCGTCTGTCGGCGCGCGGCATCGAAGTCGGCCACATCTTCTATTTCGGCACCAAGTATTCCGAAGCCATGGGCGCCAAGGTTCTCGGCCCCGATGGCAAGGAGCATGCCGTGCACATGGGGTCCTACGGCATTGGTCCGACCCGCCTCGTGCCGGCGATCATCGAAGCCTCGCACGACGACAACGGCATCATCTGGCCGAAGTCGATCTCGCCGTTCGATGGCGTTATCATCAACATGAAAGCGGGTGATGCCGCTTGCGACGGCGCCTGCGAGACGCTCTACTCCGAACTCGGCAAGGCTGGATTCGACGCCCTGCTCGACGACACGGACGACCGCGCCGGTGCGAAGTTCGCGACTGCGGATCTGATCGGCGTGCCGGTCCAGATCATCGTCGGCCCGCGTTCGATCGCCAACGGCGAAGTCGAGGTCAAGGATCGCAAGACCGGTGAGCGCGCGACGATGACCGTCCAGGCTGCGATCAACAAGCTGATCGCAACGAAGTGA
- a CDS encoding lipoprotein-releasing ABC transporter permease subunit, with amino-acid sequence MTAVTETQVQAAAQPEKSSSRPFSAFERMVAWRYLRSRRKEAFISVIAGFSFIGIMLGVATLIIVMAVMNGFRTELISRILGINGHMIVQPIDGPLNNYAELATKFSGVKGVTMAIPLVEGQVLAQGIGDSSTGALVRGIRADDLSKMKSVSDHIQSGDMVGFASGSGVAIGSRMAEQLGIRVGGTITLTSPNGDVTPLGMNPRVKAYTVSAIYEIGMSEYDSTIIFMPLEEAQLFFNAEGLAQSIEIFVEHPDVVDELRQPIEDAAGRQIFITDWRDRNKTFFSALEVERNVMFMILTLIVLVAALNIISGLIMLVKDKGSDIAILRTMGATSGSVMRIFFMTGAAIGVAGTVAGVALGVVVCLNIESIRQFFSWISGTTLFSPELYFLSQLPADMNADETALVIVMALTLSFLATIFPAWRASRLDPVQALRYE; translated from the coding sequence ATGACCGCCGTGACTGAAACTCAGGTGCAGGCCGCAGCGCAGCCTGAAAAGTCCTCCAGCCGTCCCTTTTCCGCCTTCGAGCGCATGGTGGCCTGGCGCTACCTGCGCTCGAGGCGCAAGGAAGCCTTCATCTCGGTGATCGCGGGCTTTTCCTTCATCGGCATCATGCTCGGCGTCGCGACGCTGATCATCGTCATGGCCGTGATGAATGGGTTCCGCACCGAGCTTATCTCCCGCATTCTCGGCATCAACGGCCACATGATCGTCCAGCCGATCGACGGGCCGCTCAACAATTACGCTGAGCTCGCGACCAAATTCTCGGGCGTCAAGGGCGTCACCATGGCGATCCCGCTGGTCGAGGGCCAGGTGCTGGCCCAAGGCATCGGCGATAGTTCCACGGGTGCGCTGGTCCGCGGCATCCGCGCCGATGACTTGAGCAAGATGAAATCGGTCTCCGATCACATCCAGTCCGGCGACATGGTCGGCTTTGCCTCCGGCTCCGGGGTGGCGATCGGCTCGCGCATGGCCGAGCAGCTCGGCATCCGCGTCGGCGGAACGATCACACTGACCTCGCCCAATGGCGACGTGACGCCGCTCGGCATGAACCCGCGCGTGAAGGCCTACACCGTCTCGGCGATCTACGAGATCGGCATGTCGGAATACGACTCAACGATCATCTTCATGCCGCTTGAAGAGGCTCAGCTCTTCTTCAACGCCGAGGGACTGGCGCAGTCGATTGAGATCTTCGTCGAGCATCCGGATGTCGTCGATGAACTGCGACAGCCGATCGAGGACGCCGCGGGACGGCAGATCTTCATCACCGACTGGCGCGACCGCAACAAGACCTTCTTCTCGGCGCTCGAGGTCGAGCGCAACGTGATGTTCATGATCCTGACGCTGATCGTTCTGGTCGCGGCGCTGAACATCATTTCCGGCCTGATCATGCTGGTGAAGGACAAGGGCAGCGACATTGCGATCCTGAGAACGATGGGTGCGACGTCGGGCTCGGTGATGCGCATCTTCTTCATGACCGGTGCAGCCATCGGCGTGGCGGGCACCGTTGCCGGCGTGGCGCTCGGTGTTGTCGTCTGCCTCAACATCGAATCCATCCGACAGTTCTTCTCCTGGATTTCAGGAACGACTCTCTTCAGCCCGGAGCTCTACTTCCTGAGCCAGCTTCCGGCTGACATGAACGCCGACGAGACTGCGCTCGTCATCGTCATGGCACTCACCCTTTCCTTCCTCGCCACGATTTTTCCGGCCTGGCGTGCCTCGCGCCTCGATCCGGTGCAGGCCCTGCGTTACGAATGA
- a CDS encoding ABC transporter ATP-binding protein, producing the protein MKARVALQLSGVERHYGEGETFLSILKGADFTLRSGETVALVAPSGTGKSTLLHVAGLLERPDGGEVLVNGVSCGGLNDDRRTAIRRNEIGFVYQFHHLLPEFTALENIMMPQLIGGLPKKEAAERAKALLDYMRIGHRADHRPAELSGGEQQRVAIARAVANAPLVLLADEPTGNLDPETAGYVFEALEALARQSGLAALIATHNHELAGLMDRRVTIEDGKVVEMA; encoded by the coding sequence ATGAAAGCGCGCGTGGCACTGCAGCTCTCCGGCGTCGAGCGACACTACGGGGAAGGCGAGACGTTCCTCTCCATCCTCAAAGGCGCGGATTTCACGCTGAGGAGCGGCGAGACCGTGGCATTGGTCGCGCCTTCGGGAACTGGCAAATCGACGCTCCTGCATGTTGCGGGCCTCTTGGAGCGCCCGGATGGCGGCGAAGTCCTGGTCAACGGCGTCTCCTGCGGCGGGCTCAATGACGATCGGCGGACCGCGATCCGCCGCAACGAGATCGGCTTCGTCTACCAGTTTCACCATCTGCTTCCGGAGTTCACGGCGCTCGAGAACATCATGATGCCGCAACTGATCGGGGGACTGCCAAAGAAGGAAGCCGCGGAACGGGCGAAGGCGCTGCTCGACTACATGCGCATCGGCCACCGGGCAGACCACCGTCCGGCGGAACTTTCCGGCGGTGAGCAGCAGCGTGTCGCGATCGCGCGCGCGGTCGCCAATGCGCCTCTCGTTCTTCTCGCCGACGAGCCAACAGGCAATCTCGACCCGGAGACCGCTGGCTATGTCTTCGAGGCGCTGGAAGCGCTTGCCCGCCAGTCCGGGCTAGCCGCCTTGATCGCGACGCACAATCATGAATTGGCCGGGCTGATGGACCGCCGCGTGACGATCGAAGACGGCAAAGTCGTCGAGATGGCGTGA